The Deltaproteobacteria bacterium genome has a segment encoding these proteins:
- a CDS encoding DHA2 family efflux MFS transporter permease subunit, which translates to MAAAVASQPLPTVVAAPAPAAKAARPPVNKWLVTVSITFGTLMGAIDASIVNVALEHIRGTVGATIDEITWISTGFAIATVLVMPLTAFLGRLFGQKRVYMISLVIFLVGSALCGLARSLTTLVIFRAIQGFGAGALQPTEQAILRQTFPPKEQGMAMALFALAIMVGPAVGPTLGGYIVDNYAWPWIFYINLPVGALGLFMVSSFVHEPDDVREANKAAAAQQRKHMDWWGIALLSMGLAGLQYVLEEGNRNDWFQSPMILMLTIGSVVLLVAFVIRELTAPVPAVNLTLFKDRVYTAGTLIGALMFAMLMSVTFLLPVFMQELLGFNATQSGLALMPRTLVMMVCIPIVGRLYNKIDPRISVFAGLSFLALAVYMMSHYTLATTAGGVISSLLVQGLGFSFMMVPLNTVALATIPRHKMTDATGLNSLLRQIGGSFGLAIFATQLSRFQVVARASLASHVTATNPIAQQRLSMIQGGLMARGLDAATSQVTAVGALAGSVAQQAAVLAFSKLFMVGVACFVAVMPLVFFLKQPKDAAPPSPGEHAHVEV; encoded by the coding sequence ATGGCCGCAGCCGTCGCCTCTCAGCCGTTGCCCACCGTCGTTGCCGCGCCCGCACCGGCCGCCAAGGCTGCGCGCCCGCCGGTCAACAAGTGGCTGGTCACGGTCTCCATCACCTTCGGCACGCTGATGGGCGCCATCGACGCGTCCATCGTGAACGTGGCGCTGGAGCACATCCGCGGCACCGTCGGCGCGACCATCGACGAGATCACCTGGATCTCGACGGGCTTCGCCATCGCCACGGTGCTGGTGATGCCGCTCACCGCGTTCCTGGGCCGGCTCTTCGGTCAGAAGCGCGTGTACATGATCTCGCTGGTGATCTTCCTGGTGGGCTCGGCGCTCTGCGGGCTGGCGCGCAGCCTCACCACGCTGGTCATCTTCCGCGCCATCCAGGGCTTCGGCGCCGGCGCGCTGCAGCCCACCGAGCAGGCCATCCTGCGCCAGACCTTCCCGCCTAAGGAGCAGGGCATGGCCATGGCGCTCTTCGCCCTGGCGATCATGGTGGGCCCGGCCGTGGGTCCCACGCTCGGCGGCTACATCGTCGACAACTACGCCTGGCCGTGGATCTTCTACATCAACCTCCCGGTGGGCGCGCTCGGCCTGTTCATGGTCTCGAGCTTCGTGCACGAGCCCGACGACGTCCGCGAGGCCAACAAGGCCGCGGCCGCGCAGCAGCGCAAGCACATGGACTGGTGGGGCATCGCGCTCCTCTCCATGGGCCTGGCCGGCCTGCAGTACGTGCTCGAGGAGGGCAACCGCAACGACTGGTTCCAGTCGCCCATGATCCTGATGCTCACCATCGGCTCGGTGGTGCTCCTGGTGGCCTTCGTGATCCGCGAGCTCACCGCGCCGGTGCCGGCGGTGAACCTCACGCTCTTCAAAGATCGGGTCTACACCGCGGGCACGCTCATCGGCGCGCTGATGTTCGCGATGCTGATGTCGGTGACCTTCCTGCTGCCGGTGTTCATGCAGGAGCTGCTCGGCTTCAACGCCACGCAGTCGGGCCTGGCGCTCATGCCGCGCACGCTGGTGATGATGGTGTGCATCCCCATCGTGGGGCGGCTCTACAACAAGATCGATCCGCGCATTTCGGTGTTCGCCGGCCTGAGCTTCCTGGCGTTGGCCGTCTACATGATGAGCCACTACACGCTGGCGACCACGGCGGGCGGCGTCATCAGCTCGCTGCTGGTGCAGGGCCTGGGCTTCAGCTTCATGATGGTCCCGCTGAACACGGTGGCTCTGGCGACGATCCCCCGTCACAAGATGACCGACGCCACCGGGCTCAACTCGCTCTTGCGCCAGATCGGCGGTTCGTTCGGCCTGGCCATCTTCGCCACCCAACTCAGCCGCTTCCAGGTGGTGGCCCGCGCCTCGCTGGCGAGCCACGTCACCGCCACCAACCCCATCGCCCAGCAGCGCCTCTCCATGATTCAGGGCGGGCTGATGGCCCGCGGCCTCGACGCGGCCACCTCCCAGGTGACGGCGGTGGGCGCGCTCGCGGGCTCGGTGGCGCAGCAGGCCGCGGTGCTCGCGTTCTCGAAACTCTTCATGGTGGGCGTGGCCTGCTTCGTGGCCGTGATGCCCCTGGTCTTCTTCCTCAAGCAACCGAAGGACGCTGCGCCGCCTTCCCCTGGCGAGCACGCCCACGTGGAGGTCTAG
- the pdhA gene encoding pyruvate dehydrogenase (acetyl-transferring) E1 component subunit alpha codes for MAARVRKAAQTRPRERPVAVSKTSSAVSPKSGANGAVTSKEAAAPSKDVQLLMYRRMALIRRFEERAGQSYGQGKIAGFCHLYIGQEAVGVGAALACAATDYTIDGYREHGHALARGADPKRVMAELYGRKPGYAKGKGGSMHIFDVEHRFMGGYGIVGGQIPLATGFGWASRYKRDGTATVCFFGDAAINQGAYHESLNMASLWKLPVVYVVENNLYGMGTPIAVSNAITDFSKRSGDYGIPGEAVDGMDALAMYDATQRALARAKRGEGPTLLEARCYRFRGHSMADPQTYRTKEEVEDYRTHKDPLNIMKGHLAKLGVGDAELEKIQSEVNAEVDEALKFSDQAAEPEGQDLYEDVLGH; via the coding sequence ATGGCAGCCCGCGTGAGAAAAGCGGCGCAAACCCGTCCTAGAGAGCGACCCGTGGCCGTGTCCAAGACCTCGTCCGCCGTCTCCCCGAAGAGCGGCGCCAACGGTGCCGTGACGTCCAAAGAGGCCGCTGCGCCCTCCAAGGACGTGCAGCTCCTCATGTACCGGCGCATGGCCCTCATCCGCCGCTTCGAAGAGCGCGCCGGCCAGAGCTACGGCCAGGGCAAGATCGCTGGATTCTGCCACCTGTACATCGGCCAGGAGGCGGTGGGCGTGGGCGCGGCGCTCGCGTGCGCGGCCACCGACTACACCATCGACGGCTACCGCGAGCACGGCCATGCCCTCGCGCGCGGCGCGGATCCCAAGCGCGTGATGGCCGAGCTCTACGGCCGCAAGCCCGGCTACGCCAAGGGCAAGGGCGGCTCGATGCACATCTTCGATGTCGAGCACCGCTTCATGGGCGGCTACGGCATCGTGGGCGGGCAGATCCCGCTCGCCACCGGCTTCGGCTGGGCCAGCCGCTACAAGCGCGACGGCACGGCCACCGTGTGCTTCTTCGGCGACGCGGCCATCAACCAGGGCGCGTACCACGAGAGCCTGAACATGGCTTCGCTGTGGAAGCTGCCGGTGGTCTACGTGGTGGAGAACAACCTCTACGGCATGGGCACGCCCATCGCGGTGTCGAACGCGATCACCGACTTCTCCAAGCGCAGCGGCGACTACGGCATCCCCGGCGAGGCCGTGGACGGCATGGACGCGCTGGCCATGTACGACGCCACCCAGCGCGCGCTGGCCCGCGCCAAGCGCGGCGAGGGCCCCACGCTGCTCGAGGCCCGCTGCTACCGCTTCCGCGGGCACTCCATGGCGGATCCGCAGACCTACCGCACCAAGGAAGAGGTCGAGGACTACCGCACCCACAAGGACCCCTTGAACATCATGAAGGGGCACCTGGCCAAGCTGGGCGTGGGCGACGCGGAGCTGGAGAAGATCCAGTCCGAGGTGAACGCCGAGGTCGACGAGGCGCTCAAGTTCAGCGACCAGGCCGCCGAGCCCGAGGGGCAAGACCTCTACGAAGACGTGCTCGGCCACTAA
- a CDS encoding pyruvate dehydrogenase complex E1 component subunit beta gives MPVIQYREALNQALREEMSRDPNIFIMGEEVGAYDGAFKVTQGLMKEFGKERVVDSPISELGFVGLGIGASMVGLRPVIEVMTWNFAILAMDQIVNNAAKVRYMSGGQLHCPIVFRGPTGAGTQLSSQHSQMLEAQYAYFPGLKVVTPGTPRDAKGLLKAALREQDPVVFMESELLYSVKGEVETGELVIPIGQAEVKRPGEHVTVVCWHRMIYPALEAATKLAQEGIEVEVVDMRTVRPLDLPTVLASVRKTNRCVVVEEAWPIASVGSSIVDAVQREAFDDLDAPVIRLNAKDVPMPYNKKLEGMYAPTADDVAAAVKKVLYIG, from the coding sequence ATGCCGGTCATCCAGTACCGAGAGGCGCTGAACCAGGCGCTGCGCGAGGAGATGTCGCGCGATCCGAACATCTTCATCATGGGCGAAGAAGTTGGCGCCTACGACGGGGCCTTCAAGGTCACCCAGGGCCTGATGAAGGAGTTCGGCAAGGAGCGGGTGGTGGACTCGCCCATCTCCGAGCTGGGCTTCGTGGGCCTGGGCATTGGCGCGTCGATGGTGGGCCTGCGCCCGGTCATCGAGGTGATGACCTGGAACTTCGCCATCCTGGCCATGGACCAGATCGTCAACAACGCGGCCAAGGTCCGCTACATGAGCGGCGGGCAGCTGCACTGCCCCATCGTCTTCCGCGGGCCCACGGGCGCCGGCACCCAGCTCTCCAGCCAGCACTCGCAGATGCTCGAGGCGCAGTACGCGTACTTCCCGGGGCTGAAGGTGGTCACCCCGGGCACGCCCCGCGACGCCAAGGGCCTGCTCAAGGCCGCCCTCCGCGAGCAGGACCCGGTGGTCTTCATGGAGAGCGAGCTCCTCTACTCCGTGAAGGGCGAGGTGGAGACGGGCGAGCTGGTCATCCCCATTGGCCAGGCCGAGGTGAAGCGGCCCGGCGAGCACGTCACGGTGGTGTGCTGGCACCGCATGATCTACCCGGCGCTCGAGGCGGCCACGAAGCTCGCGCAGGAAGGCATCGAGGTGGAGGTGGTGGACATGCGCACCGTGCGCCCGCTGGACCTGCCGACGGTGCTCGCGAGCGTGCGCAAGACCAACCGCTGCGTGGTGGTGGAAGAGGCCTGGCCGATCGCCAGCGTGGGCTCGAGCATCGTCGACGCGGTCCAGCGCGAGGCCTTCGACGACCTCGACGCGCCTGTGATCCGACTGAACGCCAAGGACGTGCCCATGCCCTACAACAAGAAGCTCGAGGGCATGTACGCGCCCACGGCCGACGACGTGGCCGCGGCGGTGAAGAAGGTCCTGTACATCGGGTAA
- a CDS encoding TetR/AcrR family transcriptional regulator — MNHRSPHRAPAQKLRERFREATNEAILAAAEKVFAAQGLSAAKMEAIAGEAGVAVGTLYNHFQDRESLLVELVAHRRQQMVDRMDKALATTERQPFQEQLRALLTALCEHLEAHQAFLAIWMECEASRSQNLRQLLGNPNRELRHADEIFRRVETLVRRGLREKALRAEGAEIYPAMLMGMFKGFMVRRLANPELHKPLDLRVDQMTQFFLHGAGA; from the coding sequence ATGAATCACCGTTCACCACATAGAGCCCCGGCTCAGAAACTGCGCGAGCGGTTCCGGGAGGCCACCAACGAGGCCATCCTGGCCGCGGCGGAGAAGGTGTTCGCCGCGCAGGGCCTGAGCGCCGCCAAGATGGAGGCCATCGCCGGCGAGGCCGGGGTGGCCGTGGGCACCCTCTACAACCACTTCCAGGATCGCGAGAGCCTGCTGGTGGAGCTGGTGGCCCACCGCAGGCAGCAGATGGTGGACCGGATGGACAAGGCGCTGGCCACCACCGAGCGCCAGCCGTTCCAGGAGCAGCTCCGGGCGCTGCTCACCGCGCTCTGCGAGCACCTCGAGGCGCACCAGGCGTTCCTGGCGATCTGGATGGAGTGCGAGGCGAGCCGCAGTCAGAACCTTCGCCAGCTGCTGGGCAACCCCAACCGCGAGCTCCGCCACGCCGACGAGATCTTCCGCCGCGTGGAGACGCTGGTGCGCCGCGGCCTGCGCGAGAAGGCGCTGCGCGCGGAAGGCGCGGAGATCTACCCCGCGATGCTCATGGGCATGTTCAAGGGCTTCATGGTTCGCCGCCTGGCCAACCCCGAGCTGCACAAGCCGCTCGATCTACGTGTGGATCAGATGACCCAGTTCTTCTTGCACGGGGCGGGAGCCTAA